The following coding sequences are from one Lolium rigidum isolate FL_2022 chromosome 6, APGP_CSIRO_Lrig_0.1, whole genome shotgun sequence window:
- the LOC124663410 gene encoding cytochrome P450 94C1-like, with amino-acid sequence MEAAAEALSTSQLQPHVAGAFFALAACTVALAALLAVARTRPPWWCDCAVCEAYLTASWAGEFDNLCDWYAHLLRASPSRTVHVHVLRNVLTANPVTVDHMLRVRFDNYPKGAPFSAILADFLGRGIFNVDGDAWMFQRKLAAAELASPTIRAYAASVVASELRSRLVPLLHSASSDDADGKVLDLQDVFRRFAFDCICKISFGLDPGCLELSMPVSAFVDAFDAASMLSARRAIAPMQIVWRLKRLLNVGDERKLRDSVRLVDAFATEVIRQRHKLGASSGSDLLSRFMGSISDDRYLRDIVVSFMLAGRDTVASALTAFFLLLSDHPEAAAAIRDEVSRVAGDDDDRPVFGKLKDMHYVHAALYESMRLFPPVQFDSKFAAGDDTLPDGTAVTKGTRVTYHAYAMGRMESVWGPDCAEFRPERWLRGGRFVPVSPYRYPVFQAGVRVCVGKDLALMEMKAVIVAVVRSFDVETVGRSSRRPKFAPGLTATFAGGLPVRVRRRASAVSGHGPPRKSNTTTTEE; translated from the coding sequence ATGGAGGCTGCCGCAGAGGCGCTCTCGACCTCCCAGCTGCAGCCGCACGTGGCCGGCGCCTTCTTCGCGCTCGCGGCGTGCACCGTGGCGCTCGCCGCCCTGCTTGCCGTGGCGCGCACCCGCCCGCCGTGGTGGTGCGACTGCGCGGTGTGCGAGGCGTACCTGACGGCATCGTGGGCCGGCGAGTTCGACAACCTCTGCGACTGGTACGCGCACCTGCTGCGCGCCTCGCCCTCGCGCACGGTCCACGTCCACGTCCTCCGCAACGTGCTCACCGCCAACCCGGTCACCGTCGACCACATGCTGCGCGTCCGCTTCGACAACTACCCCAAGGGCGCGCCCTTCTCCGCCATCCTCGCCGACTTCCTCGGCCGCGGGATCTTCAACGTCGACGGGGACGCCTGGATGTTCCAGcgcaagctcgccgccgccgagctagCCTCGCCCACGATCAGAGCGTACGCGGCGAGCGTCGTGGCCTCCGAGCTCCGCTCCCGCCTCGTTCCCCTGCTCCACTCTGCTTCCTCTGACGATGCCGATGGCAAGGTGCTGGACCTGCAGGACGTGTTCCGCCGCTTCGCCTTCGACTGCATCTGCAAGATCTCCTTCGGCCTCGACCCGGGCTGCCTCGAGCTGTCCATGCCGGTCTCGGCGTTCGTGGACGCGTTCGACGCGGCGTCCATGCTCTCCGCGCGGCGCGCCATCGCGCCAATGCAAATCGTATGGCGCTTAAAGCGGCTCCTCAACGTCGGGGACGAGAGGAAGCTCCGTGACTCGGTGCGCCTCGTCGACGCGTTCGCCACGGAGGTGATCCGGCAGCGGCACAAGCTGGGCGCCTCGTCTGGTAGCGACCTCCTGTCGCGGTTCATGGGGTCCATCAGCGACGACAGGTACCTCCGGGACATCGTCGTCAGCTTCATGCTCGCCGGCCGCGACACCGTGGCCTCGGCGCTGACCGCCTTCTTCCTGCTCCTCTCCGACCACCCGGAGGCCGCCGCGGCGATCCGGGACGAGGTCTCgcgcgtcgccggcgacgacgacgaccgacCAGTCTTTGGCAAGCTCAAGGACATGCACTACGTGCACGCCGCGCTGTACGAGAGCATGCGGCTGTTCCCGCCGGTGCAGTTCGACTCCAAGTTCGCCGCGGGCGACGACACGCTCCCGGACGGCACGGCCGTGACGAAGGGCACGCGGGTGACCTACCACGCCTACGCCATGGGGCGGATGGAGTCCGTGTGGGGTCCCGACTGCGCCGAGTTCCGCCCCGAGCGGTGGCTCCGAGGCGGGCGGTTCGTGCCGGTGAGCCCGTACCGGTACCCGGTGTTCCAGGCGGGCGTGCGCGTCTGCGTGGGCAAGGACCTGGCGCTCATGGAGATGAAGGCCGTCATCGTGGCCGTGGTCCGGAGCTTCGACGTTGAGACGGTCGGGCGGAGCTCGCGCCGGCCAAAGTTCGCGCCGGGGCTCACGGCCACGTTCGCGGGCGGCCTGCCCGTcagagttcgccggcgagcgagcgCGGTGAGCGGGCACGGCCCGCCCCGCAAATCTAATACTACCACAACAGAGGAATAA